TTGGCTGAAATAGAAAGgatgttttgattttatttttaaagaaaaaacaaaacctAAACTGTCATAACATTGAAAGTGCTGCAAGAAATAGACTGTTGCCAGCTTTAGTTTTTTACTCCATTTATTGAGTTAGGCTCCATAATTAACAAATCATCATACCTAATCCTAGATGTTACAACTTTCCAATTTTTGTATATGTTTTTAATGCTACTTCTTTTTTAGTTTCTTATTGATGGGTTCCTACAAGATTGACAGTAATTTTTTATCCATACTGTAGGGAAAATAACTTCTATATTGCTAATGAATTCGAGTTTAACTggatttatataattatttttaaggtgtgatatttaataatttattatttaaatctcTATATCTACTAAATAATGTTTCTTTTCAGGATAAATTATGGTAGAGATcacctaattattattatttttttgtaattcagTTAcgaaagttataaaatggtcactaactatttaattttagttttctttttcactcGCTGGTTaatgtaaaaatgaaaatattaaaaatttaaaatagttaggtgaccaaaaaaagataaaattaaataattgagtcgCTGGTTATTGAGTggctattttataattttttataattcaatgacagaaaaaaaatcatagttgAGTAACTACTCATATAATTtacaacttttttattattaaacccaaaatatttagaatttaaagTGGGTCCCCAAATAAACATTGTGTTTTGGACTCTTTTGaatattactttttctttttactaGGTAATTTTCATAATGATCTTAAAGCTAAAAGCTAGAAAGCCATTTCCCCCTATTGTACAATGACTCAATGAGATTGTTGACAATTACTTTAGTTGCTTCATAGACAGACACCAGAGGTTTCTTCCTCGTTGGATATTTTTGTCCTTGGAACATGTTACCTGTTTCCATGTCTTTTGTTATATAGTTACAAATGGACTTATGTTATGACTAGTAGTTTTCAGTTTAAAATCTAATTCTAACACAATTTTTGTGAATAATTCCAAAGCTAATAGAAGTtgagtaaaatgatttttatttctgcATAACCAGAGAGTTTTTTGGTTTTTTGCAGGCAGTATTTTGGTTAGTTGTACCAAAATTAATAAGGGAAGAGCAGATCAAGATTATAATGACAATATTGTTATTAATCTTCTTGTTCCAATTCTTACCAAAGGTTTTCCACATCATTTGCTTAATGAGAAGGATGCAAAAGGTTACCGGTTACATCTTTGGCACCATTTGGTGGGGTTTTGGCCTTAATCTCATTGCCTACTTCATAGCCTCTCACGTAAGTCTTTGCATTTTCTCACAAACTTTATAACAATCAGGTTCTAGGGCGTCTCTCTAGTGCTGCTCTATTGCACCGGGATTTGGCTCGCGTGCACTTGCATTTAAGGTATTGTCTTCTTTGAATATACGTTCACACCCTTCAAGGCTTCATCTTTAATGTAAGTGCACATAGGGGAAAAATGTCCAAATCGCGGTAATGCCTTGAAACTCGGTCGTTACAAAGCTTTAACAACGCTTTACTCTTGTGTTCTTCATTTTCCTTTTGTTGATATTGCAATTTGTTGGTTTTGACGGAGTGGTCTCAGGTTGCTGGAGGGTGCTGGTATGTCCTTGCAATACAACGGGTAGCCTCATGTCTGCGGCAACAATGCGCGAGAAATGAGCAGTGCAAGCTTTCATTGTCGTGCTCGGAGGAAGTGTGCTACCAATTCTCATTTCCAGCTCAAGCAGTGGGAAAAACTTGTGGTGGTAACTCAACCAACGTTATGGGAAAACCTTTATGTTTAGAGGTTCATGGACCATTCAATTATGGGATTTATCAGTGGGCTCTCCCTGTTGTTTCTAGCAATTCTGTTGCTGTTAAGATCCTTTATCCCATCTTTTGGGGCTTAATGTCTCTCAGGTAAATCACATTTCACTCTTAATATCCTTTTTACTCCTTTCCTCTGTTTTCATATTGACTGTAGGCATCTGTCAAATTCGGATGTGGTTGGATTTATGAAGGAGTTAAATCACTTTTTGGAACTTGAACTCGGTAACTTTTTCAACATTGgggttaaatattttttttcccaaGTTAAACTCtgaacttggcaattgttccACATTGTGgcttgaacattttttttctttttgtcgaAGTTAGGCCCTGAACTTGGCAATTGTTCTCACATTGGGACTTGAAccttttttgtccaagttagtttTTGGAAACCCTAGAGTTCAGGCCCCCAATTTGGGACAATTGCCAAGTTTAGAGATTAATTTGGACATAAAAAATAAGTTCAAACCCAAATCTGGAAACAGTTGCTTAGTTCAGACCCCAAGGTGGGAACAATTACCAGGGCctaaattggacaaaaaaaaaattaagttccaATATAGGAAAAGTTACCAAATTCAGACCCCAGATAACGATTTAAAGAGGATCTTTAGAGGGGATATCCGTATATTCAGCTAACAAAAATAGTGTTAAACACAAATACCTTATATTAATAACCATTCTTATTGGTACTATCTGACATCCATTTGCAGCACCTTTGGGAATGATCTTGAACCAACAAGTCACTGGTTAGAAGTGATGTTCAGTATTTGCATTGTGCTTGCTGGATTGATGCTCTTCACTTTATTGATCGGAAACATTCAGGTCTGTATTTGGGTTTTGTTGTCACCCTATTGAAAATTGTTCAAAGTTTCCATAGCCAACTTACCTGACAATTTGATCCTacattattatcatcatcaaGGTATTCTTGCATGCTGTCATGGCGAAGAAGAGGAAAATGCAGCTGAGATGTCGAGACATGGAATGGTGGATGAAACGCCGGCAACTACCGTCTCGTTTGAGACAACGAGTCCGCCATTACGAACGCCAAAAATGGGCGACCTTGGGCGGAGAAGACGAAATGGAACTGATCACAGACTTGCCCGAAGGCCTCCGGAGAGACATTAAACGCTTCCTTTGCCTTGACCTCATCAAGAAGGTCCAAACATAATTTCAACATGTCCATGAGCCTGATTGCATCAAActcaaatatatttgttcaagCTTGGCCTGATTGCTTGCATCTCTTTCATTTCAGGTTCCTTTATTCCATAACTTGAATGATCTTATTCTGGATAACATCTGTGATAGAGTTAAGCCGCTCGTATTCTCTAAAGACGAAAAGGTTTGAGCTTTACCCTACCTTGTTAAAAGAGCTATtcaaaattttgttcatcttgtAATTGTTCCCATAAAACAGATAATTAGAGAAGGTGATCCAGTACAACGAATGGTGTTTATCGTTCGTGGACGTATAAAACGTATCCAAAGCCTTAGCAAAGGCGTGGTTGCCACAAGTTTAATCGAGCCAGGAGGCTTCCTAGGTGACGAATTGTTGTCATGGTGTCTTCGCCGACCATTTATTGACCGTCTTCCAGCCTCGTCCGCAACATTTGTTTGTGTAGAGCCGATTGAAGCATTCAGTCTCGACTCAAACCATCTCAAATACATCACAGATCACTTCAGGTACAAATTTGCCAATGAGAGACTTAAAAGAACAGCAAGATACTATTCATCGAATTGGCGGACATGGGCAGCCGTGAATATACAACTTGGCTGGCGGCGTTACAGAACGAGGACTCGAGGTCCGATGATTTCTGCTGCCGAAAACGGCAACAGCAGTGACCGCCGGTTGCTGCAATACGCTGCCATGTTTATGTCAATAAGGCCACATGATCATCTAGAATAAAGAAAAGCCAATTGCCTTCTGCAATTCATTTGCTCATTATGTAATCTGTACTGTCATTTAATAAAGTTTTTCATTCACCATGGAAACCATTTTGAACATAGTTGTTTGCTCATTCTGTACTCATCTGCTTCAAGTACAACTTGGTCGAATCTGATCGTTTGTAAGACAAATATACATAAACGTTGATGTTGGTTGTTAACAAGAAAATAACCGGAACATATGCCAATAGCTTTTGCCATTATTGAAAATAAGAACAAGGAGGCTTGGTATTTTTTCTTGATGAACTTGCATATGTATGCCTTCAGTACGCACAAGACCATTCATCAAATGATTGTAATAATCAAAAGGTTTTCATTACTACGTTCAATCTTTTATTTCCGTAGAAAATAGAACTGAATAATAATGCCCCTAAATAACTTGACTATTCTTTATTCGTCTCGGTCGATTACTATTTTAGGTTGGGGCAACAATAATACATCAAAATTAGTATGAGTTTATTGATGACAAGGTATAAAATGCTGAGCTAAACACATGAGTATATGTTAAAGAACAGTTGTTAGGATTTTAacccgattaagtaacgaacaagaaaatagcagaataaattgagaaattgaacacacaaatttaacgtggaaaaatccctccaaagaggataaaaaaccacgggcaaagataattttactataatggcaaaagaacgaaaagtacaaaagatgaagataaaaactaaaccccgaaaacccgaaaacaaagaacccacaaaacgtaaacacaaaattctctaaatgtgttatgagttctaatctctaatgggtgtattttctaaggttgtaaaagagactatttataggctaaattcatagatcaaataataataaaataatctaaactaatcagtgtttaattgaaacaagtaaacagagtttaactgaaagactatttttcaaatttgactgaaaataggaatcatatttaacaaatctccaccttgactcatatttccacaacgccatctttgccaaagcccgccacgagcctatcttgaactatgcagggaattaactgagtcgaatttgtgcttagaaactggaagacttctagccttcgacttgtacactgccaaatcaaaattaacccgggtttgattttcacgaacacagtgccctaacttttcaaaacctgcatctaaaagagaacctctcttcaacgaaacagtcatacctttttcccttttacgaccaagttgcctccgctccaaataagttgacttcaactccgtaacggacgagggacgtttgatttcaccggtcactgtataaccttccagaatataaagactgccggttcttttgccttttaacaaaacgagagctccacgagatacttcaataccgctcgactcgatgttgattttgcatcctttcaagtctaaaatacttaaggagatgagattctttcgtaaatcaggtacatatctgacatttgagagtgtcctaattgtcccatcgtgcatcttaatttaacagtaccaataccaattaccttactagatgaatcgtttcctatgcgtacaactccaccttcaatcgaactgtatgtggagaaccactCTCTAtagggacacatgtggaaagaacatcctgaatttaggatccactcggacgtgagcttgttGTTATAACTTGTTGATAACAAGAAATCATCCCCATTTTCATCggtcaaattagcaccagctacatcttcctcgttactctcagcagcttttttatttcgcagttcataataatctgctttgacgtgacctaactttttacaatagcgacaccttttatctcgtttctttgatgctaccaaaactgAAGCTTccctatctgtcttgctatccaaatgaagctcattgtcgagtttgtctctactcaacaaatgacccttcacatcttcgaacgagagtttgtctctgccataaatcaggatctccctaaaagacttgtatgaagggggtaaagagcacaataatagcatagcctgatcttcatcgtcaatatgaacctcatcattctttaaatcatttaaaagagtaatgaattaactgatgtgatctctaagaagctcaccttcgttcatgcgaaacgtaaatagacgtttcaacactaaacggttagccagagacttaatcgcataaagagtttctaaccttttccacaaggcagatgaggtcttctccatcaatacctcctgcaataccgtattcgtgaggcacaattggattgcagataaagcctttgtagcaccccaaacccggcccagaagttatggccggatccggcatgccacatcaaaaacgttaaattttttttttcattctaagtccagaaaattgtacttgatgttcaaaagattaattcattaagggttaaagtgaatggacgctgtgcaccaggtaggaaatcaGAAAAGAGGTGGtggtccatcggactgcttaagtactaaactcccttcggatccaatcctagacatgcataccgccattgccacaccttaacgtcatggatatttctaggaaaccgatttgattaagtcatttttaggaaaagtgataaattttggaaaatactttcattgcggaagctttgcttgttgtcgtgttattttgaaatcaactgttgtttttgaaaacgcgccccaaagctatccaatttcaacagttaaaataagtaatacctatcttagtaatacatattaaaaccatcaaaaataattaagcggccttattacatttaaaaacctaaaacctcaaacgtaaataaaaggatgtccagttcaccagaagaaaatcaaactttcagaacgggtggccactccgaattccctcatagctccaagcccactatggttggggatttcctgcgtggatgaaaataaaagggtgagtttggggaaactcagtgtgtaaggaaaacccattcaaagtcgaagtcagctcaagcctattgggcctaagtccattcaggtaacagtggtactgggc
This window of the Gossypium hirsutum isolate 1008001.06 chromosome A09, Gossypium_hirsutum_v2.1, whole genome shotgun sequence genome carries:
- the LOC121206609 gene encoding cyclic nucleotide-gated ion channel 2 isoform X2, coding for MPERSDNGSVSGETNEENPISYTVECYACTQVGVPVFHSTSCDQAHPPEWEASAGSSLVPIQARTAAKQKKTQQPAAPNTRRPSGPFGRVLDPRTKRVQNWNRAFLLARAMALAIDPLFFYALSIGRGGSPCLYMDGGLAAIVTVLRTCVDAVHLFHLWLQFRLAYVSRESLVVGCGKLVWDARAIASHYVRSLKGFWFDVFVILPVPQAVFWLVVPKLIREEQIKIIMTILLLIFLFQFLPKVFHIICLMRRMQKVTGYIFGTIWWGFGLNLIAYFIASHWSQVAGGCWYVLAIQRVASCLRQQCARNEQCKLSLSCSEEVCYQFSFPAQAVGKTCGGNSTNVMGKPLCLEVHGPFNYGIYQWALPVVSSNSVAVKILYPIFWGLMSLSTFGNDLEPTSHWLEVMFSICIVLAGLMLFTLLIGNIQVFLHAVMAKKRKMQLRCRDMEWWMKRRQLPSRLRQRVRHYERQKWATLGGEDEMELITDLPEGLRRDIKRFLCLDLIKKVPLFHNLNDLILDNICDRVKPLVFSKDEKIIREGDPVQRMVFIVRGRIKRIQSLSKGVVATSLIEPGGFLGDELLSWCLRRPFIDRLPASSATFVCVEPIEAFSLDSNHLKYITDHFRYKFANERLKRTARYYSSNWRTWAAVNIQLGWRRYRTRTRGPMISAAENGNSSDRRLLQYAAMFMSIRPHDHLE
- the LOC121206609 gene encoding cyclic nucleotide-gated ion channel 2 isoform X1, with product MCYLTPKSPLIINPSKNSHPSQTTPLFLFLLPSFSFHSPNSFLSHGSTFLTMPSQSNFSLSRWFGLFQLPNSMPERSDNGSVSGETNEENPISYTVECYACTQVGVPVFHSTSCDQAHPPEWEASAGSSLVPIQARTAAKQKKTQQPAAPNTRRPSGPFGRVLDPRTKRVQNWNRAFLLARAMALAIDPLFFYALSIGRGGSPCLYMDGGLAAIVTVLRTCVDAVHLFHLWLQFRLAYVSRESLVVGCGKLVWDARAIASHYVRSLKGFWFDVFVILPVPQAVFWLVVPKLIREEQIKIIMTILLLIFLFQFLPKVFHIICLMRRMQKVTGYIFGTIWWGFGLNLIAYFIASHVAGGCWYVLAIQRVASCLRQQCARNEQCKLSLSCSEEVCYQFSFPAQAVGKTCGGNSTNVMGKPLCLEVHGPFNYGIYQWALPVVSSNSVAVKILYPIFWGLMSLSTFGNDLEPTSHWLEVMFSICIVLAGLMLFTLLIGNIQVFLHAVMAKKRKMQLRCRDMEWWMKRRQLPSRLRQRVRHYERQKWATLGGEDEMELITDLPEGLRRDIKRFLCLDLIKKVPLFHNLNDLILDNICDRVKPLVFSKDEKIIREGDPVQRMVFIVRGRIKRIQSLSKGVVATSLIEPGGFLGDELLSWCLRRPFIDRLPASSATFVCVEPIEAFSLDSNHLKYITDHFRYKFANERLKRTARYYSSNWRTWAAVNIQLGWRRYRTRTRGPMISAAENGNSSDRRLLQYAAMFMSIRPHDHLE